In Malassezia japonica chromosome 2, complete sequence, one DNA window encodes the following:
- a CDS encoding uncharacterized protein (COG:U; COG:Y; EggNog:ENOG503NZK8): MAVSRAEAGEVAAPYLVLRQLAKDVNVRLASPLALDSARAVKLFAVANSHGSAFVATPQGIDVYKLQSLRETFKAERNACPQAQPASSLSTEAYGAPVQFLAVADAEARLVCGLTNGTVLVYEIASMHSAPRQVAPPQPNTALTSLKPNPGERGELCLAVYAASTEGGSAYVLDIRAGEWRASLPEANVTAADWSAKGKQLVLGLRSGEIAQLTPEGEAKARLAAPPEAGRPLYVEDVLWLENHVFLVTYNTVSDELTHEYDVYVVLRDAKAQSCTYAQFPLDVAPPFGDTSRRGTRYLAALRAWDKEKHLVFIASGPSTDVGVIECKADAAGVAAWNVLELEDTSRPALPFSSVDESSDTSPVALALDLTATEPIADPNAAAKGEDPAATLPATPILLVYTSDGVLLAYNVINADAKDAYPGMVHATQGAAQGQAPPPPSSATAFGSTSTPSAAAFGSTSTPNAPAFGSTSTPSASAFGSTSTPSAPAFGSTSTPGAPAFGSTSGPSAFGKPAFGQTASGGGFGAFGGAKSAFGSSSGSAFGAAGNTNSAPAFGSTSTPSAFGSTASPSAFGSASGTSAFGSPAFGQSSGFGAAASKPSAFGTTATPAFGQSSAFDKPSTPGSTGTNSAFSSMAGKPTGFGAVSSSNSGSVFGSGGAFDKGKPAFEGATPAPKPEPESGMEAEPIDDGNKGAFSFGSMNDMMDTKPAQESTPTPNTPSAPESRTTPASTPSAFGFAASQPKPSAGFSFGQSAPKAPEPVTPTKAREQKQAPAFSFANPEEKKDRPAFSFAKPDEKEEKKDAAAFSFAKPEEKKDAPAFSFAKPEEKKGAPSFSFAKPDEKKDEKKDAPAFSFAKPEAQKDEKEEKKDAPAFSFSKPEEKQDEKKEEKKDTPAFSFAKPDTQKDDKEAKEDALPALSAKPAEKGEEEKDAKDGPAFSFSKPEEKKEDNKDAPAFSFSKPEKKQDEKKEDKKDAPAFSFAKPEEKKEENKNTPSFSFAKPETKDEKKEEKKGTPSFSFAKPEEKKDAPAFSFAKPDDGNDNKKDTAAFSFAKPGEKSTTTPSKPEGKKDEEKDAPSFSFAKPEDKKEEQKSAPAFSFSNPEKEEKKDDTTVSQPEDKKDAPAFSVAKPEEKSEEGNATAFSFTKSDGKKDETKDAPTFSFAKPEEKKEDKKDAPTFSFANPEEKKEDKKDAPTFSFAKPEEKKEDKKDAPTFSFAKPEEKKEEIKPAPAFSFAKPDEKKGDSKTALAFSFARPEDKKGETHGGSAFSFAKPDEKKDAPAFSFAKSDEKNGEQKSAPAFSFAKSEKKKDAPPTFFSKPDEKKEEPRASPAFSFAKPEEKKDAPAFSFAKSEPKEADKAKSAPAFSFASQDKPKESPAAKPVESNEMEKQSGDKPRDASFFAKSEPASAIAPKEKSPEAPAKLDGVPLQDIKVPRVHLSSLPAPSVPAEEGELQREFAKIYLGLNAELDALKSQAKETAAFYDKLRTPSAPTKHTADLDSPTWTMGDLSSLTPVAQQLSADIAKVDRAFAENQQRVAGLQSVQLKAEIKRDETTRFLRARKDPSFAKLVRVRHLGPEHVENQQRLRRSTHLVRERMQELDEHLQTIKTAIANDKAGRQPMHAPSLDSVYRSADHITTLAARRLAELDRLNAELNELRPSAAPEIVREPSVPLTPRKTSGALDSIGALHNTLPAVSNAADVQAERDAQRAAMQTLFTMRDTPLVTNATMEASLPADAKVSLPVTRPIALRGVVRSKRPPAPKPAPCEVPESAAMPTEEKKEAPVDFFATSTPSGVSTPMPATTTPVRSPSFFSSLTSNKQALHSSHVPAQYTTFEGLVPPRRISPPTDLTLDEFVAQDGEDDDDDDDDYDDYDDDYGEDEDEDEDEEAYEDEDDEDVD; encoded by the exons ATGGCCGTGAgtcgtgccgaggccggcgaggTTGCAGCGCCG TATCTTGTCTTGCGGCAGCTCGCAAAAGATGTCAATGTCCGGCTCGCGAGTCCACTTGCGCTGGATTCGGCACGCGCGGTGAAGTTGTTCGCCGTCGCCAATTCGCACGGATCGGCGTTtgtcgcgacgccgcagg GAATCGACGTATACAAACTCCAGAGTCTGCGTGAGACGTTCAAGGCGGAGCGTAATGCGTGCCCACAGGCACAGCCTGCGTCCTCGCTCTCGACCGAGGCCTATGGCGCCCCGGTCCAAttcctcgccgtcgccgacgcagaGGCACGCCTCGTATGTGGGCTGACGAACGGCACGGTGCTCGTATATGAAATTGCATCCATGCAtagcgcgccgcgccaggtcgcgccgccgcagcccaACACGGCACTCACCTCGCTGAAACCGAACCCGGGCGaacgcggcgagctgtgCTTGGCCGTGTACGCTGCGAGCACTGAGGGGGGGAGCGCATACGTGCTCGACATACGTGCTGGCGAGTggcgcgcatcgctgcCCGAGGCCAACGTTACCGCCGCCGACTGGTCGGCCAAGggcaagcagctcgtgctTGGCCTGCGCTCGGGCGAAATCGCACAGCTCACGCCAGAGGgcgaggccaaggcacGTCTCGCTGCACCCCCAGAGGCGGGTCGCCCGCTGTATGTCGAGGACGTGCTGTGGCTCGAGAACCATGTCTTTCTCGTCACGTACAACACGGTCTCGGACGAGCTCACGCACGAATACGATGTCTATGTCGTCCTCCGCGATGCCAAGGCACAGTCGTGCACCTACGCCCAGTTTCCGCTGGACGTTGCACCGCCGTTTGGTGACACAAgccggcgcggcacacggTATctggccgcgctgcgcgcgtgGGACAAGGAAAAGCACCTCGTGTTTATAGCGAGCGGGCCCAGCACCGATGTCGGTGTGATTGAGTGCAAGGCCGATgcggcgggcgtcgcggcatggaacgtgctcgagctcgaggacacgtcgcgcccggcacTGCCGTTTTCGTCCGTGGACGAATCGTCGGACACGTCGCccgtcgccctcgccctCGACTTGACGGCGACCGAACCGATTGCCGATCCGAACGCGGCCGCAAAGGGCGAGGACCCGGCCGCAACGCTTCCCGCGACGCCGATTCTCTTGGTCTACACGAGCGATGGTGTCCTGCTTGCCTACAATGTGATCAATGCAGATGCAAAGGATGCTTATCCTGGCATGGTCCACGCAACGCaaggtgcggcgcagggccaggcaccgccgccgccatcGAGCGCCACTGCGTTTGGGTCGACTTCGAcaccgagcgcggccgcgttCGGATCGACGTCCACGCCGAATGCACCTGCGTTTGGTTCGAcgtccacgccgagcgcctctgCATTTGGATCGACATCTACCCCTAGTGCCCCGGCTTTTGGATCGACTTCTACGCCGGGCGCCCCGGCTTTTGGATCCACTTCGGGCCCGTCCGCCTTTGGCAAACCCGCGTTTGGCCAGACGGCGTCGGGCGGAGGATTCGGTGCTTTTGGCGGTGCAAAGTCGGCATTTGGATCGTCGTCCGGATCGGCCTTTGGGGCGGCCGGCAACACGAACTCTGCTCCCGCTTTTGgaagcacgtcgacgcctTCTGCATTCGGAAGCACAGCGTCCCCCTCGGCATTTGGAAGTGCTTCGGGTACCTCGGCATTTGGCTCGCCAGCTTTTGGCCAGTCGTCGGGCTTtggcgcggcagcgtccAAGCCTTCAGCGTTCGGTACGACCGCGACCCCTGCCTTTGGCCAGTCGTCGGCGTTTGACAAGCCTTCGACTCCGGGCTCGACTGGTACGAATTCCGCATTCAGCTCGATGGCCGGTAAGCCGACGGGCTTCGGCGCCGTGAGCAGCTCCAACAGCGGCTCCGTCTTtggctcgggcggcgcgttcgACAAGGGCAAGCCTGCATTCGAGGGTGCGACCCCTGCGCCCAAACCCGAGCCAGAGTCGGGTATGGAAGCAGAGCCTATCGACGACGGAAACAAGGGTGCCTTCTCGTTCGGCTCGATGAACGATATGATGGATACCAAGCCGGCGCAGGAAAGCACGCCGACTCCCAATACCCCTTCGGCACCTGAGTCTCGTACGACTCCtgcctcgacgccgtctGCGTTTGGGTTTGCCGCAAGTCAGCCGAAGCCTTCGGCTGGGTTCTCGTTCGGCCAGTCCGCGCCCAAGGCACCAGAGCCGGTGACGCCGACCAAAGCGCGTGAGCAAAAGCAGGCCCCTGCATTTTCATTTGCTAATCCCGAAGAGAAGAAAGACCGGCCTGCATTTTCGTTTGCCAAGCCAGACGAGAAGGAGGAAAAGAAGGACGCAGCAGCCTTTTCGTTCGCAAAGCCAGAGGAAAAGAAAGACGCGCCTGCTTTTTCTTTTGCCAAGCCCGAGGAGAAGAAGGGCGCGCCCTCCTTCTCGTTTGCCAAGCCAGATGAGAAGAAAGACGAAAAGAAGGACGCTCCTGCTTTCTCTTTCGCCAAGCCCGAGGCTCAGAAAGACGAAAAGGAAGAAAAGAAGGATGCACCTGCCTTTTCCTTCTCCAAGCCTGAAGAAAAGCAGGATGAAAAGAAGGAAGAGAAGAAGGACACTCCTGCTTTCTCCTTTGCGAAACCCGACACGCAGAAAGATGACAAGGAGGCTAAGGAGGACGCGCTCCCTGCTTTGTCTGCTAAGCCTGCGGAGAAGGGAGAGGAGGAGAAGGATGCCAAAGATGGCCCTGCATTCTCCTTTTCCAAGCCAGAGGAGAAAAAGGAAGACAACAAGGATGCTCCCGCATTCTCCTTCTCCAAACCTGAAAAGAAGCAGGACGAGAAAAAAGAGGACAAGAAGGATGCTCCTGCCTTCTCGTTCGCTAAGCCCGAAGAGAAAAAGGAAGAGAATAAAAACACCCCTTCATTTTCCTTTGCGAAGCCCGAGACCAAGGACGAGAAGAAGGAAGAGAAAAAGGGTACACCTTCCTTCTCCTTTGCGAAGCCGGAGGAAAAGAAGGATGCGCCAGCTTTCTCATTCGCCAAACCTGACGATGGGAATGATAACAAGAAGGATACCGCCGCTTTCTCGTTTGCAAAACCTGGAGAAAAGAGCACGACGACCCCGTCCAAGCCTGAGGGAAAGAAGGACGAGGAAAAGGACGCTCCTTCCTTTTCCTTCGCCAAGCCTGAGGATAAGAAGGAGGAACAGAAGAGTGCTCCTGCATTCTCTTTCTCAAATCCAGAGAAGGAAGAGAAGAAAGACGACACTACTGTGTCGCAGCCTGAGGACAAGAAAGACGCCCCTGCTTTTTCTGTTGCCAAGCCGGAGGAAAAGAGCGAAGAGGGGAATGCCACTGCCTTTTCTTTCACCAAGTCTGACGGCAAGAAGGACGAGACGAAGGATGCACCCACCTTCTCCTTTGCCAAGCCAGAGGAAAAGAAAGAGGACAAGAAGGACGCACCCACCTTCTCCTTTGCCAATCCTGAGGAAAAGAAAGAGGACAAGAAGGACGCACCCACCTTCTCTTTTGCCAAGCCTGAGGAAAAGAAAGAGGACAAGAAGGACGCACCCACCTTCTCTTTTGCCAAGCCTGAGGAAAAGAAAGAAGAAATTAAACCTGCCCCTGCTTTCTCGTTCGCGAAACCTGACGAGAAGAAAGGCGATTCTAAGACGGCCCTTGCTTTCTCTTTCGCCAGGCCTGAGGACAAGAAGGGTGAGACACATGGTGGCTCTGCCTTCTCTTTCGCCAAGCCTGACGAGAAGAAGGATGCACCTGCCTTCTCGTTTGCCAAATCTGACGAGAAGAATGGGGAGCAGAAGAGCGCTCCGGCCTTTTCCTTTGCCAAGTCTGAGAAAAAGAAAGATGCTCCTCCCACTTTCTTCAGCAAGCCTGACGAGAAAAAGGAGGAACCCAGGGCGTCTCCTGCGTTCTCGTTTGCTAAGCCAGAAGAAAAGAAGGACGCCCCCGCCTTTTCCTTTGCCAAGTCGGAGCCCAAGGAGGCTGACAAGGCCAAGAGTGCCCCTGCTTTCTCGTTTGCCTCGCAAGACAAGCCGAAAGAGTCTCCTGCCGCCAAACCAGTTGAAAGCAACGAGATGGAAAAGCAGAGCGGGGACAAGCCGAGGGATGCGTCCTTCTTCGCCAAGAGCGAaccggcgagcgccatTGCGCCCAAAGAAAAGTCGCCTGAAGCGCCTGCTAAGCTCGATGGTGTGCCTTTGCAAGACATCAAGGTGCCCAGGGTCCACCTGTCCTCTCTTCCTGCGCCGTCGGTACCGGCAGAGGAAGGCGAATTGCAGCGTGAGTTTGCCAAGATCTACCTCGGCCTGAATGCGGAGCTGGATGCGCTCAAGAGCCAGGCGAAAGAGACCGCGGCTTTCTACGACAAACTGCGTACGCCCTCGGCCCCTACAAAGCATACGGCGGATCTGGACTCACCAACGTGGACGATGGGTGACCTGTCGTCTCTTACGCCAGTTGCACAGCAATTGAGCGCCGATATTGCCAAGGTTGATCGTGCATTTGCAGAGAACCAGCAGCGTGTTGCGGGCCTGCAAAGTGTGCAGCTCAAGGCCGAGATCAAGCGTGACGAAACCACGCGATTCTTGCGCGCTCGTAAGGATCCCTCCTTTGCGAAGCTGGTGCGTGTTCGCCACCTCGGCCCCGAACATGTCGAGaaccagcagcgcctgcgccgttCTACGCACCTTGTGCGTGAGCGTATGCAGGAACTGGACGAACACCTGCAGACCATCAAGACTGCCATTGCCAACGACAAGGCCGGTCGGCAGCCTATGCATGCGCCGTCGCTTGACTCGGTGTATCGCTCTGCGGATCATATCACGACgctggccgcgcgccgtctcGCTGAGCTCGATCGTCTGAACGCAGAGCTGAATGAGCTGCGCCCTAGCGCGGCCCCTGAAATTGTTCGCGAGCCGAGTGTGCCGCTGACGCCCCGCAagacgagcggcgctctGGACTCGATCGGCGCCTTGCACAATACCCTGCCTGCTGTCTCGAACGCGGCCGAtgtgcaggccgagcggGACGCACAGCGTGCGGCGATGCAGACGCTTTTCACGATGCGCGATACGCCACTCGTGACGAATGCCACCATGGAAGCGAGTCTTCCTGCCGACGCCAAGGTTAGCTTGCCGGTGACAAGGCCCATTGCGCTGCGAGGCGTTGTGCGCTCCAAACGCCCGCCGGCACCGAAACCGGCGCCATGCGAAGTGCCCGAGTCGGCCGCCATGCCTACGGAGGAGAAAAAAGAGGCGCCTGTCGACTTTTTCGCGACATCGACACCGTCGGGTGTGAGTACGCCCATGCCCGCTACGACAACGCCCGTGCGCTCCCCTTCGTTCTTCTCGAGCTTGACGAGCAACAAGCAGGCTCTGCACTCGTCGCATGTGCCTGCACAATATACCACGTTCGAGGGActcgtgccgccgcgccgtatctcgccgccgaccgatCTGACGTTGGACGAGTTTGTCGCCCAGGATGgagaggacgacgacgacgacgacgacgattATGACGACTACGACGACGACTACGGTgaggacgaagacgaggatgaggacgaggaggcgtacgaagacgaggacgatGAAGACGTCGATTAG
- the TAD3 gene encoding tRNA-specific adenosine deaminase subunit tad3 (EggNog:ENOG503NW8T; COG:A), which translates to MAKDEVTDGRLPITPHLNVHGLEIRYTPTAGRGVFASHPIGRDTVIEISPVLLFEAEEYKTHGQYTLLDSYTFIWEKRAGGSTMALALGLGSLFNHNPRANVSYELDRRAECIRYRTVRCIDIGEELCICYGAGKMWWEEPSECASPPATEFGECALFGQMDLDDNASNDTPQSSSNEALFARAPVDADTPLWRVTASPDPRTMPLETTLAWAIDAPPRACATVAKILQSLIKDKTICAGPSGATSLRHLRTFRKTREVTRCEDGEWLPPKDSDDLSVLVALHGHQSPDELVSLLQPALDDLAAVHLYLPDPSR; encoded by the exons ATGGCCAAGGACGAAGTGACGGATGGGCGGCTGCCTATTACGCCGCACCTCAACGTGCATGGCCTCGAGATTCGATACACGCCCACGGCAGGCCGTGGTGTCTTTGCATCGCATCCGATTGGGCGCGATACTGTGATTGAAATTAGCCCTGTCCTGCTTTTTGAGGCAGAAGAATACAAAACGCACGGCCAGTATACCCTGCTCGACTCGTACACCTTTATCTGGGAAAAGAGAGCAGGAGGAAGTACGATGGCCCTTGCACTGGGCCTCGGCTCTCTCTTTAATCACAATCCTCGGGCAAATGTATCGTacgagctcgaccgccgcgccgagtgcaTTCGGTACcgcacggtgcgctgcattgatatcggcgaggagctgtGCATCTGTTACGGTGCTGGAAAAATGTGGTGGGAGGAACCGTCGGAATGTGCCTCGCCGCCTGCGACTGAATTCGGCGAATGCGCCCTCTTTGGCCAGATGGACCTCGACGACAATGCGTCGAATGATACCCCCCAATCGTCCTCCAACGAGGCCTTGTTTGCGAGAGCGCCTGTGGACGCGGACACCCCACTCTGGCGTGTGACTGCGTCGCCTGATCCACGCACAATGCCGCTGGAGACGACGCTTGCGTGggcgatcgacgcgccgccgcgtgcgtgcgcgactGTCGCCAAGATTCTGCAGTCGCTGATCAAGGACAAGACCATCTGCGCCGGCCCGTCCGGCGCAACCTCGTTGCGGCATCTGCGCACCTTTCGAAAGACACGCGAGGTGACGCGCTGTGAAGACGGCGAATGGTTGCCTCCAAAAGACTCGGATGATTTGTCTGTGCTTGTCGCACTACACGGCCACCAGTCTCCCGATGAGCTCGTGTCCCTTCTACAaccggcgctcgacgatctCGCGGCGGTCCACCTCTATCTC CCGGACCCGTCTCGCTGA
- a CDS encoding uncharacterized protein (TransMembrane:9 (n12-22c27/28o51-71i83-106o190-207i227-243o249-265i277-296o308-331i343-362o382-410i); EggNog:ENOG503NU9A; COG:P), with protein MLIKEKLYLGEAPLALLFGIIIGPVSAKIFSPNKWGHQLANTPGSEITNEITLEVMRVTIALSVFSVGVELPKKYVWRHWKSIAMLLGPVMVWGWLISALLIWALVPGLDFLNSLMVASCVSPTDPILAQAVVGGPWAEKHVPAHIRHLLQCESGCNDGAAFPFLFLAYYLTVNRPQVAFPVGKWFYQTWAWEICLGTAIGAFMGFLARKMIRFSERRKLVDRESFVAQYLSLAIASMGVNVLLGSDDLLAAFACGTAFAWDGWFQKQTEDSNFSSIVDLVFNIATFIYIGAIMPWHDFVDASIDLSIWRLIVLSILVLLLKRIPVVVLLWKWIPDIKTFQEALFSGYFGPMGVGAIFMSTYGRLLLIEHVSHPPQNTNDVLALTIQPIVFFFVLTSTFVHGFTVPFFAFGKRAHSNLARTLSYAPTQPFSSDEPGWLSGIRRTMTNATQQNQEGPVAGQTSVVQAMHEGLRRMRDDSVSSRDSAERQHHEHEEAEGGHVHFGGASESVEDVEPDAEDEELGRQGEDEDWGGGDTLEMRRYRARKAADRRASLQPSDKPTEQDIADLAMQREHGEDYDEDAYPRVREWLEGHKIVLEYQKEALSESETVIIPLPKEEYDALMEEESPFRSWLSRNGEKLEKYLDWEPSDNYKLKDYHTENLFKKGIPKQLSSVMSKWLHGDKEMPCEEKSNAYPLLPTHADQEKGGAAKALGSEYTHYPYHSSTGSSAPLRSDAPGSVVTMAPPNMWGTTDSIQSDGEPGYASHFPYSQQAPAYLSEPGSPKTGAPQATEPSSTKQDTEPASATPSGTPQVSFAGYNPPGVKQDEDHESADNAQSHPLSDATDEKHDD; from the exons ATGTTAATCAAGGAGAAGCTTTACCTCGGTGAGGCGCCTCTTGCACTTTTGTTCGGTATTATTATTG GTCCTGTCTCTGCAAAAATTTTCAGTCCGAACAAGTGGGGCCACCAGCTGGCCAACACGCCGGGCAGTGAGATCACAAATGAAATTACATTGGAAGTGATGCGCGTTACAATTGCCCTGTCCGTGTTTTCTGTCGGCGTTGAA TTGCCCAAGAAGTACGTCTGGCGGCATTGGAAATCGATTGCCATGCTCCTTGGACCCGTCATGGTCTGGGGCTGGCTCATTTCTGCGCTCCTTATCTGGGCGTTGGTTCCTGGTCTGGACTTTTTGAACTC CCTGATGGTTGCGTCATGTGTGTCGCCGACCGATCCTATTCTGGCTCAAGCTGTGGTGGGTGGTCCATGGGCCGAGAAGCACGTCCCTGCACACATCCGTCACCTGCTGCAGTGTGAGTCGGGGTGCAACGATGGAGCTGCCTTCCCTTTCCTTTTCCTTGCATACTATCTGACGGTGAACCGCCCACAGGTCGCTTTCCCAGTTGGGAAGTGGTTCTATC AAACGTGGGCGTGGGAGATTTGTCTGGGCACGGCCATTGGTGCATTTATGGGCTTCCTTGCACGCAAGATGATTCGTTTCAGTGAGCGCAGGAAGCTCGTGGATCGTGAGAGTTTTGTTGCGCAATATTTGAGTCTTGCGATCGCCAGTATGGGCGTCAACGTACTGCTAGGCAGTGACGATCTTCTCGCTGCATTTGCCTGCGGTACCGCTTTTGCCTGGGATGGCTGGTTCCAGAAACAGACGGAAGACTCCAACTTTTCCAGCATTGTTGACTTGGTGTTCAACATTGCAACGTTTATCTACATTGGTGCAATCATGCCTTGGCACGACTTTGTGGACGCTTCGATCGACCTTTCCATCTGGCGTCTGATTGTGCTGAGTATTCTGGTGCTGCTCCTGAAGCGTATtcccgtcgtcgtccttcTCTGGAAGTGGATTCCTGACATTAAGACTTTCCAAGAGGCCCTGTTCTCTGGCTACTTCGGCCCTATGGGTGTTGGTGCGATTTTCATGTCGACGTACGGGCGTTTGCTGTTGATTGAGCACGTTTCGCACCCGCCTCAGAACACCAATGACGTGCTTGCCCTGACGATTCAGCCGATCGTCTTCTTCTTCGTGTTGACGTCGACCTTTGTACACGGTTTCACTGTTCCGTTCTTTGCATTCGGAAAGCGTGCACACTCCAACCTGGCCCGTACGCTGAGTTATGCTCCTACGCAACCCTTCTCGTCGGACGAGCCGGGTTGGCTGTCGGGTATTCGTCGTACGATGACCAATGCCACGCAGCAGAACCAGGAAGGCCCTGTCGCAGGACAAACGTCGGTTGTGCAGGCAATGCACGAAGGTCTTCGTCGGATGCGCGACGACAGCGTTTCCTCTCGAGACTCGGCAGAGCGCCAGCATCACGAACACGAGGAGGCTGAGGGTGGCCATGTCCACTTTGGTGGTGCATCTGAGTCTGTGGAAGATGTCGAGCCTGATGCGGAAGACGAGGAGCTTGGTCGCCAAGGTGAGGATGAGGACTGGGGTGGtggcgacacgctcgagatGCGCAGGTACCGTGCCCGTAAGGCGGCTGATCGTCGTGCCTCGCTCCAGCCTTCCGATAAACCAACCGAGCAAGACATTGCTGATTTGGCTatgcagcgcgagcacggcgaggaTTACGACGAGGATGCCTACCCCCGTGTTCGCGAGTGGCTCGAAGGGCATAAGATTGTGCTTGAGTACCAGAAGGAGGCACTCTCGGAGTCCGAGACAGTGATCATCCCATTGCCGAAGGAAGAGTACGATGCACTGATGGAAGAGGAGAGTCCTTTCCGCTCGTGGCTGTCGCGGAACGGCGAGAAGCTGGAAAAGTACCTGGACTGGGAACCTTCTGACAACTACAAGCTGAAAGACTACCATACCGAGAACCTTTTCAAGAAAGGCATCCCGAAGCAGCTCTCTTCGGTCATGTCCAAGTGGCTGCATGGCGACAAGGAAATGCCGTGCGAAGAAAAGAGCAACGCATACCCTTTGCTTCCTACGCATGCCGATCAAGAGAAGGGAGGTGCTGCCAAGGCACTTGGTTCTGAATATACTCATTACCCGTACCATTCCAGCACGGGTTCCTCGGCCCCGCTCCGGTCCGATGCGCCTGGCTCGGTCGTGACAATGGCGCCGCCAAACATGTGGGGAACGACGGACAGCATCCAATCCGATGGTGAGCCGGGATATGCGTCGCACTTCCCGTACTCGCAGCAGGCCCCGGCATACCTTTCTGAGCCTGGCTCGCCCAAGACGGGCGCCCCCCAGGCAACGGAGCCGAGCAGCACCAAGCAAGATACCGAGCCCGCCTCCGCGACACCTTCGGGCACCCCTCAGGTGTCGTTTGCAGGATACAACCCCCCTGGTGTCAAACAGGACGAAGATCATGAGAGCGCGGATAATGCACAGTCGCACCCGTTAAGCGACGCCACAGATGAGAAGCATGACGACTAG
- the tom22 gene encoding mitochondrial import receptor subunit Tom22 (EggNog:ENOG503P6N1; TransMembrane:1 (o100-119i); COG:U): protein MVRIEEVQDETEKLRQQGFSAPQEDDQDWEATDDESDDEDLSDDEEFVSERGLVVPNETLFDRIAALKDVLSPSTRASLKKSFNTASTYTFFGGWVAGKLIWIGVTSALLVGLPFALAVEDESRISVQEKELLAQQGGQVGAAPGLPADAAAAQAAAAQGQPQGLRPPGF from the exons ATGGTGCGCATCGAAGAAGTTCAGGATGAAACGGAGAAGCTGAGGCAACAAGGCTTCAGCGCCCCCCAGGAGGATGACCAGGACTGGGAGGCTACGGACGACGAGTCTGACGAC GAGGACCTgtccgacgacgaagagTTTGTGTCGGAGCGCGGTCTCGTCGTTCCCAACGAGACGCTCTTTGATCGCATCGCTGCGCTGAAAGATGTTCTATCGCCTTCTACTCGTGCGTCGCTCAAGAAGAGCTTCAACACGGCCTCGACCTACACCTTCTTTGGTGGCTGGGTCGCGGGCAAGCTGATCTGGATTGGCGTCACCTCGGCACTGCTCGTTGGTCTTCCCTTTGCCCTGGCTGTTGAGGACGAGAGCCGCATCTCGGTTCAGGAGAAGGAGCTCCTCGCACAGCAGGGCGGCCAGGTCGGTGCCGCGCCCGGCCTTCCCGCGgacgctgccgcggcgcaggcggcggcggcgcagggccaGCCGCAGGGTCTGCGTCCCCCCGGCTTCTAA